One stretch of Syntrophorhabdus sp. DNA includes these proteins:
- a CDS encoding transglutaminase family protein: MGEMDIYLRSTEIIDSDNGRIRETARRLTAGLTEEGPRARALFYFVRDEIHYNVYMLSTFREDFKASVTLERGKGYCVQKAVLLAALARAAGIPSRLAFARIVNHKMPAELKAQTGIKEFPSHGYTQLFVKGRWMSVTPAFDRALCERIGVPSCDFDGEHDAVLAPVDLAGNPYVEYVEKYEPHADLPFEWLHGKIFPIWGRKRPWAEADASRGHVMPLSGYRFP; this comes from the coding sequence ATGGGTGAGATGGACATTTACCTCCGGTCCACGGAGATCATAGACAGTGACAATGGTCGTATCCGGGAGACGGCGCGGAGGCTTACCGCGGGGTTGACGGAGGAAGGCCCGAGGGCGCGGGCGCTCTTCTACTTCGTGCGCGACGAGATCCATTATAATGTTTACATGCTTTCGACGTTCAGGGAAGATTTCAAGGCGAGCGTGACTCTGGAGAGGGGCAAAGGCTATTGCGTCCAGAAAGCCGTCCTTCTTGCCGCTCTCGCCCGTGCCGCGGGTATTCCATCCCGGCTTGCCTTCGCGAGGATCGTGAACCACAAGATGCCCGCGGAGCTGAAGGCCCAGACGGGGATAAAGGAATTTCCCAGTCACGGGTACACCCAGCTTTTTGTGAAGGGGAGATGGATGAGCGTTACCCCCGCGTTCGACAGGGCTTTGTGCGAAAGGATCGGGGTGCCTTCCTGCGATTTTGACGGGGAGCACGATGCCGTCCTCGCCCCCGTGGACCTTGCCGGCAACCCTTACGTGGAATACGTCGAGAAGTACGAGCCTCATGCCGACCTTCCCTTTGAGTGGCTTCACGGCAAGATCTTTCCCATCTGGGGCAGGAAACGCCCCTGGGCCGAAGCTGATGCCTCAAGGGGCCACGTCATGCCATTGTCGGGATACCGGTTCCCGTGA